The following is a genomic window from Prunus persica cultivar Lovell chromosome G7, Prunus_persica_NCBIv2, whole genome shotgun sequence.
GTGAGTACCCATTTTTTTCAAtgcttaaatttataattttaattgttttaaattattaacttgatttttattttatttcatgggTAGGATATGAATGCAAAAACACTTTTCTTGAATGATAATAAACCTTCTAATAGGCCTTTCAAGTTGTATCATACTTGGCAAATCTTAAAAGATTGCCCAAAATGGAATGACCTATGTGAATCTCCcacacaaaaattcaaagattCTTCTCATAGTGGCAATACAGTCAATTTGgaggatgatgaagatgatgtggTCATGCCCACTTCAAGGCCGTTGGGAAGAGATAAACAGaaggataaaaaaaagaaaggtaaaGGTGTTGAAAGTTATCTCAACCAAAGTGGTAAGTTCTTGTCTGAATTGGTTCAACAAGGAAATGAGGCAAAAGAGGATAAGAGGCGAAAATTAGAGCTCCTACAAGAGCAACATGCATATCAAATTCAACAAGATAAGGAGGCCAATGAACAGAGGATAATGTCCATGGACCTATCCAAATTTACTCCAAGAAAGAAGTATTGGGGGAATAAGCAAGACGAAATTATTGAGGCCCAGATGAATAAAAGTTCCCCCTACAATCCAGAAGACAACTCTGGACACTATTATCCAAGCCCTCCACACAGTGGTTATTAATTTACgtttatttgtaattgttgtttatctttatttattattatcgtttatctttttttatgattgttgtttatttttctatgattagtctttttttaaattcaatgatAAACCatataattcattaaaatCACACAACcacttttataatttaaacacgCTTAGATAATTTAAACACACTT
Proteins encoded in this region:
- the LOC18771656 gene encoding uncharacterized protein LOC18771656; this translates as MSDAGVRSLQAIASQFKITNQQCSLWKACVTKANTRHVSGSNLEDADMNAKTLFLNDNKPSNRPFKLYHTWQILKDCPKWNDLCESPTQKFKDSSHSGNTVNLEDDEDDVVMPTSRPLGRDKQKDKKKKGKGVESYLNQSGKFLSELVQQGNEAKEDKRRKLELLQEQHAYQIQQDKEANEQRIMSMDLSKFTPRKKYWGNKQDEIIEAQMNKSSPYNPEDNSGHYYPSPPHSGY